A genome region from Dolichospermum compactum NIES-806 includes the following:
- a CDS encoding sulfite exporter TauE/SafE family protein yields the protein MPQDLTLIHSLLLLGTAFIAGGLNAVAGGGSFITFPTLIFTGVAPIIANATNNTALWIAAIASARAYRQDLNIEKRQLLLLAGTSLVGGVIGSVALLYTSPDVFKKMLPYLLLSATLIFTFSESLKSWLQLQSKNDISTPPPLFILLVSQLAISIYGGFFGAGVGILMLATLTFLGIKNIHSINAFKTLLGSCINGVAIIPFMFANLIAWHQVIIMAVGGSLGGYLCAHFARRLEPNLVRKFVIVVAFGMTTYFFIHG from the coding sequence ATGCCGCAAGACTTAACTTTGATTCATAGTTTGCTTCTCTTGGGTACCGCGTTTATTGCCGGTGGACTCAATGCTGTCGCGGGTGGTGGTAGTTTCATTACATTTCCTACCCTAATATTTACGGGTGTCGCACCAATTATCGCTAATGCTACAAATAATACTGCTTTGTGGATAGCAGCGATCGCTAGTGCAAGGGCATATCGTCAAGATTTGAATATTGAAAAAAGACAATTATTATTACTAGCCGGCACAAGTTTAGTTGGTGGTGTGATTGGTTCGGTGGCTTTGTTATATACATCACCGGATGTGTTTAAAAAGATGCTGCCCTATTTATTACTATCAGCAACATTAATATTTACATTCAGTGAATCTCTAAAAAGCTGGCTGCAACTTCAGAGTAAAAATGATATTTCTACACCTCCACCTTTATTTATTCTTTTAGTTTCTCAATTAGCAATCTCTATATATGGTGGTTTTTTTGGTGCGGGTGTAGGCATTTTAATGTTGGCAACTTTAACCTTTTTAGGGATTAAAAATATTCACTCTATTAATGCTTTTAAAACTTTATTAGGTAGTTGCATTAATGGTGTGGCTATTATTCCCTTTATGTTCGCTAATTTGATTGCTTGGCATCAAGTTATTATAATGGCGGTTGGTGGTTCTTTGGGTGGTTATTTATGCGCTCATTTTGCCCGCAGACTAGAACCTAATTTGGTGCGGAAATTTGTGATAGTGGTGGCTTTTGGGATGACTACTTACTTTTTTATTCATGGTTAA
- a CDS encoding metallophosphoesterase: MHKLLTGALSTEKLTVKIPNLPLSLAGLKLVQMSDFHYDNGLLSEKMLTEAIAVSNAAKPDLVILTGDYVNTIAKPIHQLASRLKNLESRYGVYAILGNHDICYPSSKLEITNALTNVGINVLWNQIAYPLGEKLPLVGLADFYSREFNPEAIMNQLDSTTPRIVLSHHPDTAEILKKWRVDLQLSGHSHGGQIVIPGMGPAMIYYAKIVKKIPKKLLRKLPFLRKTHSILRHWQWSEGLHIVGNNQLYVNRGLGTYFPGRLFCPPEVTIITLEIPVLPYLLCQI; the protein is encoded by the coding sequence TAGCAGGATTAAAGCTGGTACAAATGTCAGATTTTCACTATGATAATGGTCTATTATCAGAAAAAATGTTGACAGAAGCAATTGCTGTTAGTAATGCCGCAAAACCAGATTTAGTTATTTTAACTGGCGACTACGTTAACACAATCGCTAAACCAATTCACCAACTAGCATCACGACTAAAAAACCTAGAAAGTCGCTATGGTGTCTATGCTATCCTTGGTAATCATGATATTTGTTATCCCAGTTCAAAATTAGAAATTACAAATGCTTTAACAAACGTGGGCATTAATGTACTTTGGAATCAAATTGCTTACCCCTTGGGAGAAAAATTACCTTTAGTGGGATTAGCGGATTTTTATTCACGAGAATTTAATCCAGAAGCAATTATGAATCAACTGGATTCGACTACACCTCGGATTGTCTTATCTCATCACCCAGATACAGCCGAAATCCTCAAAAAATGGCGAGTAGATTTACAATTATCTGGTCATAGTCATGGTGGACAAATAGTAATTCCTGGAATGGGACCCGCTATGATTTACTATGCAAAAATAGTTAAAAAAATCCCGAAAAAACTTCTCCGTAAATTACCATTTTTACGGAAAACCCATTCTATATTACGCCACTGGCAATGGTCAGAGGGTTTACATATAGTGGGAAATAATCAATTATATGTAAATCGAGGCTTAGGAACTTATTTCCCCGGACGGTTATTTTGTCCACCAGAGGTTACTATTATTACCTTAGAAATTCCGGTTCTTCCGTACCTGTTATGCCAAATATGA
- the rlmN gene encoding 23S rRNA (adenine(2503)-C(2))-methyltransferase RlmN, translating to MSATPLGSQLDSPNSTKSELLPPLLGASVTELTAWVQQQGQPGYRGKQLHDWIYNKGVRSLANISVFPKNWRLEVADIPIGRSSLHYRSVAPDGTVKYLLKLADGEIVETVGIPSDKRLTVCVSTQVGCPMACDFCATGKGGYKRNLTRAEIVDQVLTVQEDFQERVSNVVFMGMGEPLLNTENVILAIKSINQDIGIGARSLTLSTVGIRDRILQVAQHQLQITLAVSLHAPNQALREQLIPSAKPYPIEDLLAECREYVEITGRRVTFEYILLAGVNDLPEHALELSKRLRGFQSHVNLIPYNPIEEVDYKRPTRDRIEAFVNVLQQQNTAVSVRYSRGLEADAACGQLRTTKR from the coding sequence ATGTCTGCTACGCCGCTTGGATCTCAGCTAGATTCACCTAACTCCACTAAATCTGAACTTCTTCCCCCTCTCCTTGGTGCTTCCGTGACGGAGTTAACTGCTTGGGTACAGCAGCAGGGACAACCGGGTTATCGGGGTAAGCAATTGCATGATTGGATCTATAATAAGGGTGTGCGATCGCTCGCTAATATTTCTGTATTTCCGAAAAATTGGCGTTTGGAAGTTGCAGATATTCCCATAGGTCGTTCTTCTCTACATTACCGCTCTGTTGCCCCCGATGGTACAGTCAAATATCTCCTCAAATTAGCTGACGGGGAAATTGTGGAAACAGTGGGTATTCCCAGCGATAAACGGTTAACAGTCTGCGTTTCTACTCAAGTTGGCTGTCCAATGGCTTGTGATTTTTGTGCAACTGGGAAAGGTGGTTATAAACGTAATCTTACCCGTGCGGAAATCGTTGATCAAGTGTTGACTGTCCAAGAAGATTTTCAAGAACGGGTGAGTAACGTCGTATTCATGGGCATGGGTGAACCATTGTTGAATACGGAAAATGTGATTTTAGCAATTAAATCCATTAATCAAGATATCGGAATTGGTGCGCGATCGCTTACACTATCTACTGTAGGCATCCGCGATCGCATTTTGCAAGTCGCCCAACACCAACTGCAAATTACCCTCGCTGTCAGCCTCCACGCACCCAACCAAGCATTACGGGAACAACTCATTCCCAGCGCTAAACCCTACCCCATAGAAGACTTACTCGCAGAATGTCGAGAATACGTAGAAATAACTGGACGCAGAGTTACCTTTGAATACATACTTCTCGCTGGAGTCAACGACTTACCCGAACACGCCTTAGAACTATCAAAACGTCTGCGAGGATTTCAAAGTCACGTTAACTTAATCCCCTACAATCCCATAGAAGAAGTAGATTACAAAAGACCAACCCGCGACCGAATCGAAGCCTTTGTCAACGTTCTTCAACAACAAAATACCGCCGTCAGTGTCCGTTATTCTCGCGGTTTAGAAGCCGATGCTGCTTGTGGACAATTAAGAACAACAAAAAGGTAA